From the Roseibium salinum genome, one window contains:
- a CDS encoding methyl-accepting chemotaxis protein: MRKRLSSKLALMFLAGALTMCVAIVTVISTVSRDVANGQADNALESATKAKAKVLDLALYQVTYGASFFVSREEAKDSLMKIMVGWKNLKEGQTDTLRKIFVADNPHPAQDRHLLVEPAESNYYVNNHKVVQPIYKEMIDQGLFSDAALANPEGFIAYTYKKGPEFAHHVDAPEIQGHPTQIAFGKLFEASRNETLAAGQIYSSGFVVDSEGKVSLALAAPVFYLDRFFGAIALSADMERLAAMLNEPTGLGESEQIFLVDAAGELVHLDASGRANAVHKLEDIAAGNRLIALDGNDFRYAEARNTFENTPYGVVDAIRQTELSAAANRITYGAIVSGFLCLIPIVGLIWWITRRMFAPMERLSDAARKIADGDLEVTVEATDRQDEIGRMARCIEVFQENSVERERLAAERRVGHVAREKREQQIDTLIAAFRAESQAVLELVETNIARVEEVSSALNERSSSASEQGQTAVTTSESASSNVQAVASATEELNASISEISRQVETTASIVAQTTTAAQSSNSKISGLAEAANKIGDVVSLISEIAEQTNLLALNATIEAARAGDAGKGFAVVASEVKSLAGQTAKATEEISAQIAAIQASTTEAVDEIARVSQSVEEVNSYTTNIAGAVQQQGAATDEISRNVAEAADGTRSVAATVASLNEGVAENSAAVGDMLTATIEMKQQAERLRGSVEKFLAEVAAA, translated from the coding sequence ATGCGGAAGCGGCTTTCATCCAAACTGGCTCTTATGTTCCTGGCCGGCGCGCTGACCATGTGCGTTGCCATTGTCACGGTCATATCGACGGTTTCGCGCGATGTGGCGAACGGTCAGGCGGACAACGCGCTGGAGAGCGCCACCAAGGCGAAGGCAAAGGTTCTCGACCTGGCCCTTTACCAGGTCACTTACGGTGCGTCGTTCTTCGTCTCGCGGGAAGAGGCCAAGGACAGCCTGATGAAAATCATGGTCGGCTGGAAAAATCTGAAGGAAGGCCAGACGGATACCCTGAGAAAGATCTTCGTTGCCGACAATCCGCATCCGGCGCAGGATCGCCATCTGCTCGTCGAACCGGCGGAGTCGAACTACTATGTGAACAATCACAAGGTGGTCCAGCCGATCTACAAGGAAATGATCGATCAGGGGCTGTTTTCCGATGCGGCCCTCGCCAATCCGGAAGGCTTCATCGCGTATACCTACAAGAAGGGCCCTGAATTCGCGCATCACGTGGACGCGCCGGAAATCCAGGGCCATCCGACCCAGATCGCGTTCGGCAAGCTGTTCGAAGCGTCCAGGAACGAGACGCTTGCCGCCGGGCAGATCTATTCCTCCGGCTTTGTGGTGGACTCGGAAGGCAAGGTGTCCCTGGCGCTTGCGGCGCCGGTCTTTTATCTGGACCGCTTCTTTGGCGCCATCGCCTTGTCGGCCGACATGGAGCGGCTGGCGGCAATGCTGAACGAGCCGACGGGGCTTGGGGAGAGCGAGCAGATCTTTCTCGTCGATGCGGCGGGCGAGCTCGTGCATCTGGATGCCTCGGGCCGGGCAAATGCGGTTCACAAGCTTGAGGACATCGCTGCGGGCAACCGCCTGATCGCGCTGGACGGCAACGACTTCCGCTATGCCGAAGCCAGGAACACCTTCGAGAACACGCCCTACGGCGTCGTGGACGCAATCCGCCAGACCGAGCTTTCGGCGGCCGCCAACCGCATTACCTATGGCGCGATCGTTTCCGGCTTCCTGTGCCTGATCCCCATCGTCGGTCTGATCTGGTGGATCACGCGACGCATGTTTGCGCCGATGGAGCGGCTTTCGGATGCTGCGCGCAAGATCGCCGACGGCGATCTGGAAGTGACGGTCGAAGCGACCGACCGTCAGGACGAAATCGGGCGCATGGCCCGGTGCATCGAGGTTTTCCAGGAAAACTCGGTCGAGCGCGAACGCCTCGCTGCCGAGCGCAGGGTCGGCCACGTTGCGCGCGAAAAGCGGGAACAGCAGATCGACACGCTCATTGCGGCGTTCCGCGCCGAATCCCAGGCCGTTCTGGAGCTGGTGGAGACCAATATCGCGCGTGTCGAGGAAGTGTCCTCCGCACTCAACGAGCGATCCTCCTCCGCATCCGAACAGGGGCAGACGGCGGTGACCACGTCGGAGAGCGCATCCTCCAATGTGCAGGCGGTCGCTTCCGCCACGGAAGAGCTTAACGCCTCCATTTCGGAGATCTCCCGCCAGGTCGAGACGACCGCTTCCATCGTGGCGCAGACCACTACAGCGGCGCAGAGCTCGAACTCGAAGATCTCGGGCCTTGCGGAAGCCGCCAACAAGATCGGCGACGTGGTGTCGCTGATTTCCGAAATCGCGGAACAGACCAACCTCCTGGCGCTGAACGCGACCATCGAGGCTGCCCGCGCCGGCGATGCCGGCAAGGGCTTTGCGGTGGTGGCCTCGGAGGTGAAGTCGCTCGCCGGCCAGACCGCGAAGGCAACGGAAGAGATCTCCGCCCAGATCGCCGCCATTCAGGCGTCCACCACGGAAGCGGTCGACGAAATCGCCCGGGTCTCCCAATCGGTCGAAGAGGTCAATTCCTATACGACGAATATTGCCGGCGCCGTACAGCAGCAGGGCGCCGCGACCGACGAGATCTCGCGCAACGTGGCCGAAGCGGCCGATGGCACGCGCAGCGTGGCGGCGACCGTGGCCTCGCTCAACGAAGGCGTTGCGGAGAATTCCGCCGCCGTCGGCGACATGCTCACGGCGACGATCGAAATGAAGCAGCAGGCGGAGCGGCTGCGCGGTTCTGTCGAAAAATTCCTTGCAGAGGTTGCAGCCGCCTAA
- the ybgC gene encoding tol-pal system-associated acyl-CoA thioesterase, producing the protein MTDWPDLAGRLEEGGHVLPVRVYYEDTDFTGIVYHGAYVRFFERARSDFLRLLGIHHKELADGTHGAALAFAVRSMTLDFQRSARIDDILEVHTSLSEHKGARVKLDQLIYRGGELLVSAAVTVAVITAEGRPIRLPQPLAERLLHHVPGETSID; encoded by the coding sequence GTGACGGATTGGCCGGATCTTGCAGGGCGTCTGGAAGAGGGCGGTCATGTTCTTCCCGTGCGTGTCTATTACGAAGACACGGACTTTACAGGGATCGTCTATCACGGCGCCTATGTGCGGTTCTTCGAGCGTGCGCGTTCGGATTTTCTGCGTCTGTTGGGGATCCATCACAAGGAACTGGCCGATGGGACCCATGGGGCGGCTCTCGCTTTTGCCGTGCGTTCCATGACGCTGGACTTCCAAAGGTCGGCCCGAATCGACGATATTCTTGAGGTGCACACAAGTCTTTCGGAGCATAAGGGCGCCCGCGTGAAGCTGGATCAGCTGATTTACCGGGGTGGGGAATTGCTGGTATCGGCGGCGGTAACGGTTGCCGTGATCACGGCGGAAGGTCGTCCGATCCGATTGCCGCAACCGCTGGCGGAAAGACTTCTTCACCATGTGCCGGGTGAAACTTCTATTGATTGA
- the tolQ gene encoding protein TolQ — translation METLVQSTLTAPHGDISFFSLFWQAHIVVKIVMFGLLIASVWCWAIIVDKIMLVGRTKRQMSRFETVFWSGQSLEELYATLHNRVNYSMAALFVAAMREWKRSHEGARPAIGSLQQRIDRVMDVTIQREAERLESRLLILATVGSAAPFIGLFGTVWGIMTAFQAIAASESTNLAVVAPGIAEALFATALGLLAAIPAVIAYNKFASDVGKAVSRMEGFADEFSAILSRQIDERG, via the coding sequence ATGGAAACACTTGTCCAATCGACATTGACGGCGCCGCACGGTGATATCTCGTTCTTTTCACTGTTCTGGCAGGCGCATATTGTCGTCAAAATCGTGATGTTTGGTCTGCTGATCGCCTCCGTATGGTGTTGGGCGATCATCGTCGACAAAATCATGCTGGTCGGCCGCACGAAGCGGCAAATGAGCCGGTTCGAAACCGTGTTCTGGTCGGGCCAGTCGCTTGAAGAGCTGTATGCAACGCTCCACAATCGCGTGAACTATTCCATGGCCGCCCTGTTCGTTGCCGCCATGCGCGAATGGAAGCGGAGCCATGAGGGCGCGCGCCCGGCCATCGGCAGCCTGCAGCAGCGCATCGACCGGGTGATGGACGTCACCATCCAGAGAGAAGCGGAGCGGCTGGAAAGCCGTTTGCTGATCCTGGCAACGGTGGGCTCCGCAGCGCCGTTCATCGGTCTGTTCGGGACGGTCTGGGGCATCATGACCGCATTTCAGGCGATCGCCGCCTCGGAAAGCACGAACCTGGCCGTGGTCGCACCCGGTATTGCCGAGGCGCTGTTCGCAACCGCCCTCGGTCTGCTGGCCGCGATCCCCGCGGTGATTGCCTACAACAAGTTTGCGTCCGACGTCGGCAAGGCGGTCTCGCGCATGGAAGGGTTCGCCGACGAGTTTTCCGCGATCCTTTCCCGCCAGATCGACGAGAGGGGCTGA
- the tolR gene encoding protein TolR produces the protein MAMQVASGQTGGRRGRRRRRNAPMSEINVTPMVDVMLVLLIIFMVAAPLLTVGVPIDLPETRAKALEGDTEPITISVNAQGEIFIQDTPIALEEVVPKLEAIAANGYEERIYVRGDQNSDYGTMMKLMGRINAAGFKRLGLVTLEERDS, from the coding sequence ATGGCCATGCAGGTCGCCTCAGGGCAGACGGGCGGGCGGCGCGGACGGCGCCGGCGGCGGAACGCGCCGATGAGCGAGATCAACGTGACGCCCATGGTCGATGTCATGCTGGTGCTGCTGATCATCTTCATGGTGGCCGCGCCGCTGTTGACGGTCGGCGTGCCGATCGATCTTCCGGAAACCCGCGCCAAGGCGCTGGAAGGAGATACGGAACCGATAACGATCTCGGTAAATGCCCAGGGTGAGATCTTCATCCAGGACACGCCGATCGCCCTCGAAGAGGTCGTCCCGAAACTCGAAGCCATTGCCGCCAATGGATACGAGGAGCGCATCTACGTGCGCGGCGATCAGAATTCCGACTACGGCACCATGATGAAGCTTATGGGTCGGATCAATGCGGCCGGGTTTAAACGTCTCGGCCTCGTCACTCTGGAAGAACGGGACTCGTAA
- a CDS encoding cell envelope biogenesis protein TolA: protein MRAGLIASLAGHTAILVWGLIAFPDAESFSVPQVDSLPVELVPVEELTKLRIGEKTAEVRDVAAVQPSETPSKETPKPADKPGESKVQQPTQPTPAPTPAPAPAPEPEPVAEPEPAPEPEPAVEPEPAPEPEPATEPEPAPEPEPQQEAAPEPQRIVTNVAPRTKPTPPRQAPEPPKDDFDSTEIAALLNKVEPAQQAGEASQEPASLGSRQGQQDVRMSQSELDALRGQVAQCWSPPVGAVGAEELMVRVRFNLSQSGEVSSSPEVMNANGNPAFRAAASSAVRAIIRCQPYSLPIAKYEAWQEVIINFDPREMLGG, encoded by the coding sequence ATGCGCGCAGGTCTCATCGCGTCTTTGGCCGGCCACACGGCTATCCTGGTCTGGGGTCTGATCGCCTTTCCGGACGCGGAGAGCTTTTCCGTTCCTCAAGTGGATTCGTTGCCGGTCGAACTGGTGCCTGTGGAAGAACTGACGAAACTGCGGATCGGTGAGAAGACGGCGGAAGTCCGGGATGTCGCGGCAGTGCAGCCGAGCGAGACGCCGTCGAAGGAAACGCCGAAGCCGGCCGACAAGCCCGGTGAGAGCAAGGTTCAGCAGCCGACGCAGCCGACCCCCGCTCCGACGCCTGCGCCGGCACCTGCTCCCGAACCGGAACCGGTCGCCGAGCCCGAGCCCGCGCCTGAACCCGAACCGGCGGTCGAGCCCGAGCCGGCTCCCGAACCGGAGCCCGCAACCGAGCCGGAACCTGCGCCGGAACCGGAACCGCAGCAGGAAGCCGCGCCGGAACCGCAGCGGATCGTGACCAACGTCGCGCCGCGCACAAAGCCGACGCCGCCGCGCCAGGCGCCGGAGCCGCCGAAGGACGATTTCGACAGCACGGAGATCGCGGCCCTGCTCAACAAGGTGGAACCCGCCCAACAGGCGGGCGAGGCCTCGCAGGAGCCGGCTTCGCTCGGATCGAGGCAAGGGCAGCAGGACGTGCGCATGAGCCAGTCGGAACTCGATGCGCTCAGAGGCCAGGTGGCCCAATGCTGGAGCCCGCCCGTCGGTGCGGTCGGTGCGGAAGAACTCATGGTCCGGGTCCGCTTCAACCTTTCCCAGAGCGGGGAAGTGTCCAGCTCTCCGGAAGTCATGAACGCGAACGGCAATCCGGCCTTCCGGGCCGCCGCAAGCAGCGCCGTGCGCGCGATCATACGCTGTCAGCCATACTCTTTGCCAATTGCCAAGTATGAAGCCTGGCAGGAAGTCATCATCAATTTTGACCCGAGAGAGATGCTCGGGGGTTAG
- the tolB gene encoding Tol-Pal system beta propeller repeat protein TolB, which produces MALAGVLAPSTASAVVEIDITQGNIEPLPIALPPFSAEGGDSQLAANMTSVISADLKRSGLFNPLDPASFIQKNMSVNSTPRFGDWRQISAQALVTGTVTQQPDGRLRAEFRLWDVFAQEQMLGQQFYTTPENWRRLAHIISDAIYERLTGEKGYFDTRIVFVDETGPKDRRIKRLAIMDQDGANVRYLTQGEELVLTPRFSPTSQEITYMSYEGTDPSVYLLNIETGQREIVGNFPGMTFAPRFSPDGQSVVMSLQQGGNANIFQMDLRSRRTTRLTNTAAIDTSPSFSPDGSQIVFESDRGGSQQLYVMSATGGNAQRISFGPGRYSTPVWSPRGDLIAFTKQHQGRFMIGVMRPDGKGERILTEGYHNEGPAWAPNGRVLVFFRDTPGENGGPQVWTVDLTGYNEQRLETPAFASDPSWSPLID; this is translated from the coding sequence ATGGCCCTGGCTGGCGTGTTGGCGCCGTCCACCGCATCGGCGGTGGTCGAAATCGATATCACCCAGGGCAATATCGAGCCTTTGCCGATAGCTCTGCCGCCCTTTTCCGCCGAAGGGGGCGACAGCCAGCTTGCCGCGAACATGACGTCGGTCATCTCGGCCGATCTGAAGCGCTCCGGCCTGTTCAATCCGCTCGATCCGGCAAGCTTCATCCAGAAGAACATGAGCGTGAATTCCACGCCGCGCTTTGGCGACTGGCGCCAGATCAGCGCCCAGGCCCTCGTGACCGGAACCGTCACCCAGCAGCCGGACGGCCGGCTGCGCGCCGAGTTCCGGCTGTGGGACGTCTTCGCCCAGGAGCAGATGCTCGGCCAGCAGTTCTACACCACGCCCGAAAACTGGCGCCGTCTTGCCCATATCATCTCCGACGCGATCTACGAGCGGCTGACGGGGGAGAAGGGGTATTTCGATACCCGCATCGTCTTTGTCGATGAAACCGGGCCGAAGGACCGGCGCATCAAGCGCCTGGCGATCATGGACCAGGACGGCGCCAATGTGCGCTACCTGACCCAGGGCGAGGAGCTGGTGCTGACGCCGCGCTTCTCGCCGACCAGTCAGGAAATCACCTACATGTCCTATGAGGGGACGGACCCGAGCGTCTACCTTCTCAATATCGAGACCGGCCAGCGGGAAATCGTCGGCAACTTCCCCGGCATGACCTTCGCGCCCCGCTTCTCGCCCGATGGCCAGAGCGTCGTGATGAGCCTGCAGCAGGGCGGCAATGCGAATATTTTCCAGATGGACCTCAGGTCCCGCAGGACCACGCGGCTGACCAACACGGCCGCGATCGATACCAGCCCGTCATTCTCGCCGGACGGGAGCCAGATCGTGTTCGAATCCGACCGTGGAGGCTCACAGCAGCTGTATGTCATGAGCGCTACCGGCGGCAACGCACAGCGCATTTCCTTCGGCCCGGGCCGCTATTCGACGCCGGTCTGGTCGCCGCGCGGCGATCTGATTGCCTTCACCAAGCAGCATCAGGGCCGGTTCATGATCGGCGTCATGCGACCGGACGGCAAGGGGGAGCGCATCCTGACCGAGGGCTATCACAATGAAGGTCCGGCATGGGCGCCGAATGGCCGTGTCCTGGTATTCTTCCGCGATACGCCGGGCGAAAACGGCGGGCCGCAGGTCTGGACCGTGGACCTGACCGGCTACAATGAGCAGCGCCTGGAAACGCCGGCCTTCGCGTCGGATCCGTCCTGGTCGCCCCTAATCGACTAG
- the pal gene encoding peptidoglycan-associated lipoprotein Pal — protein MFKREYATQGARWIAVCFAVLFLAACAQNKPDGLSSNVNAKPGTGQDFVVNVGDRVFFEEDQSVLNAQGQATLANQAKWLNRYSQYTITVEGHADERGTRQYNIALGARRAQSARDYLVSQGVSASRVRTISYGKERPVAVCNDNSCWSQNRRAVTVLNNATN, from the coding sequence ATGTTCAAAAGAGAATACGCCACTCAGGGCGCGCGATGGATAGCAGTCTGTTTCGCGGTTCTGTTTTTGGCCGCATGTGCCCAGAATAAACCGGACGGGCTGTCGAGCAACGTGAATGCCAAGCCCGGCACGGGTCAGGACTTCGTCGTCAATGTCGGCGACCGGGTATTTTTCGAAGAGGACCAGTCGGTCCTGAATGCGCAGGGGCAGGCGACCCTTGCCAACCAGGCGAAATGGCTGAACCGCTACTCCCAGTACACGATCACCGTGGAAGGGCATGCGGACGAGCGGGGCACGCGCCAGTACAACATTGCCCTGGGTGCCCGCCGTGCCCAGTCCGCGCGTGACTATCTTGTCTCGCAGGGCGTGAGCGCATCGCGCGTCAGGACGATTTCCTACGGCAAGGAACGTCCGGTCGCCGTGTGCAATGACAACAGCTGCTGGTCACAGAACCGCCGCGCGGTCACGGTGCTGAACAACGCCACCAACTGA
- the ybgF gene encoding tol-pal system protein YbgF, with translation MRKYKGLAGLVLALVFIAAATPSEAQLFGRKNDESAVRISQLEERIRALTGQIEQLSYQMRELQDQMRRMQEDNEYRFQQLEGGTPGQRSDAAPGSVPGAPAPGNSAPGLGPDGTPQTGSLIAPGGGFATVPADGSGDGNWDQSGGYEGDTGLPSNGPIDLSKLATGLENLPGSGQDAPDPGLATDDDQIANIIGTGDPRSDYEEAYSMAVNGNYAEAEHAFRTFLENYPDDALTANAQYWLGESLLAQQNYREAADAFLKTYTDHPGNSKSPDSLLKLGVSLRGLGEADAACATFSELLNKYPDAAPAVLSQARDERRRAQCS, from the coding sequence ATGCGAAAATACAAGGGACTGGCGGGTCTCGTCCTGGCGTTGGTTTTCATCGCCGCTGCCACACCGTCCGAAGCGCAGCTTTTTGGGCGCAAGAATGACGAATCTGCTGTGCGGATCAGCCAGCTGGAAGAGCGGATCCGGGCGCTGACGGGACAGATCGAGCAATTGTCCTATCAGATGCGGGAACTGCAGGACCAGATGCGCCGCATGCAGGAAGACAATGAATACCGCTTCCAGCAGCTGGAAGGCGGGACGCCGGGGCAGCGCTCCGATGCGGCGCCGGGCAGTGTTCCGGGGGCTCCCGCACCCGGAAACTCCGCGCCGGGTCTCGGTCCGGACGGGACGCCTCAAACGGGCTCTCTGATCGCGCCGGGCGGCGGCTTCGCCACGGTGCCCGCTGACGGCTCCGGAGACGGCAACTGGGATCAGAGCGGCGGATACGAAGGCGACACGGGGCTGCCCTCCAACGGGCCGATTGACCTGTCGAAGCTGGCCACCGGACTGGAAAACCTTCCGGGATCCGGGCAGGACGCTCCCGATCCGGGTCTTGCGACCGACGACGACCAGATTGCCAACATCATCGGCACCGGAGATCCGCGTTCGGATTACGAAGAGGCCTATTCGATGGCGGTCAATGGCAACTACGCCGAGGCGGAGCACGCCTTCCGGACATTTCTGGAAAACTATCCGGACGATGCGCTCACGGCCAATGCCCAGTACTGGCTCGGGGAAAGCCTGCTGGCGCAACAGAACTACCGTGAAGCGGCGGATGCTTTCCTGAAGACCTATACGGACCATCCCGGCAATTCGAAAAGCCCGGACAGCCTGTTGAAACTCGGCGTATCGCTGCGTGGCCTGGGCGAGGCCGACGCAGCCTGTGCGACGTTTTCCGAGCTCCTGAACAAATACCCGGACGCTGCGCCGGCCGTTCTGTCGCAGGCACGGGATGAACGGCGCCGTGCACAATGTTCCTGA
- the tilS gene encoding tRNA lysidine(34) synthetase TilS: MVLFSEWRERVSWQGDAEVLCVDHGLRPESAAEAEFVAGAAAEHGLSCRILRWTGEKPASNIQDEARRARYRLFADHMAQSGAEALVLAHHMDDQAETFLDRLTRGSGLSGLSAMAADEPHGPQGLRLLRPFLNLRKERLEASLRERGLSWCLDPSNQDPKYKRSRLRKITSLLAEEGLTPERIARTADHLRRAREALEATVRDLAARHVAEHAAGPLRMSREAYAGIAEDLRLRLLNHVVGRVTGVHPRIRFQKLQALDAALIREPSCRHTLAGALIEVDAGRIHIWREAGRAPPETLVITTEAGIWDNRYGYSLSRGPLPQETDAGLLIGPLCNAPVPAKQIRWPEGWPKEAFACSPAVWSRDGVLVASCVPVEQLSVSNDDSIQLDLERLPIQAKLTATFVDDGDTDGGI; encoded by the coding sequence CTGGTTCTTTTTAGCGAATGGAGAGAGCGTGTCTCCTGGCAGGGCGACGCCGAGGTGCTTTGCGTCGATCACGGTCTGCGGCCGGAAAGCGCAGCCGAGGCGGAGTTTGTCGCCGGGGCTGCGGCGGAACACGGGCTGTCCTGCAGGATCCTGCGCTGGACGGGCGAAAAGCCCGCCAGCAATATTCAGGACGAGGCTCGCCGGGCCCGCTACCGTCTGTTCGCTGACCACATGGCGCAGTCCGGCGCCGAGGCGCTGGTGCTTGCTCATCATATGGATGATCAGGCGGAAACGTTTCTCGACAGGCTCACCAGGGGCAGCGGTCTTTCCGGTCTCAGCGCCATGGCCGCCGACGAGCCGCATGGACCACAGGGCCTCAGACTGCTGCGGCCGTTCCTGAACCTGCGCAAGGAACGGCTGGAGGCCAGCCTCAGGGAACGGGGGCTAAGCTGGTGCCTTGATCCTTCCAACCAGGACCCGAAATACAAGCGCAGCCGCCTGCGCAAAATCACCTCCCTCCTGGCCGAGGAAGGGCTGACGCCCGAGCGGATCGCCCGAACGGCGGACCACCTGCGGCGAGCCCGCGAAGCGCTGGAGGCGACGGTCAGGGACCTCGCCGCGCGGCACGTCGCCGAACATGCGGCCGGCCCGCTCCGGATGAGCCGCGAGGCCTATGCCGGGATTGCTGAAGATCTGCGCCTGAGGCTGCTGAACCACGTCGTCGGCCGCGTGACGGGAGTTCACCCGCGCATCCGGTTCCAGAAGCTGCAGGCGCTGGACGCTGCTCTGATCCGTGAGCCATCCTGCCGCCATACGCTTGCAGGCGCCCTTATTGAAGTTGATGCCGGTCGCATCCATATCTGGAGGGAAGCGGGGCGGGCACCACCTGAAACGCTGGTGATCACGACGGAGGCAGGTATCTGGGACAACCGGTACGGATATTCGCTCTCCCGCGGCCCGTTGCCGCAGGAGACGGACGCCGGGTTGCTCATCGGGCCGCTCTGCAACGCGCCTGTCCCGGCAAAGCAGATCCGCTGGCCGGAGGGCTGGCCGAAAGAAGCTTTCGCGTGTTCGCCCGCCGTATGGTCGCGGGACGGGGTGCTCGTGGCGTCTTGTGTTCCGGTAGAACAGCTCTCTGTCAGTAATGACGATAGTATTCAACTGGATTTGGAACGTTTACCGATCCAAGCTAAATTGACGGCCACTTTTGTGGATGATGGGGACACGGACGGGGGAATCTAG
- the ftsH gene encoding ATP-dependent zinc metalloprotease FtsH, whose translation MNAHFRNFALWVIIALLLIALFQLFQSPAQQGATNEIAYSDFMKQVDNGEVRSVTIQEQKITGSYNSGAAFQTYAPDGAQYVNELRGKGVLVNARPPAENSPLLGALFSWLPMLIILGIWIFVMRQMQGSGGKAMGFGKSKAKLLTEAHGRVTFEDVAGIDEAKEDLQEIVEFLRDPQKFQRLGGRIPRGVLLVGPPGTGKTLTARAVAGEANVPFFTISGSDFVEMFVGVGASRVRDMFEQAKKNAPCIIFIDEIDAVGRHRGAGLGGGNDEREQTLNQLLVEMDGFEPNEGIIIIAATNRPDVLDPALLRPGRFDRQIVVPNPDVTGREKILKVHMRKVPLAPDVDVRTLARGTPGFSGADLMNLVNEAALLAARRSKRLVTMAEFEDAKDKVMMGAERRTLVMTEEEKKLTAYHEAGHALVALHQLASDPIHKATIIPRGRALGMVMRLPEKDQVSLTRAKCKADLAVAMGGRVAEEMIFGYEKVTSGASGDIQMATKLARAMATQFGMSDKLGPLLYGENQEEVFLGHSVAKNQHVSDETQKIVDAEIKSFVNQGYETAKKILADHEDQLHTIAKGLLEYETLSGEEIKGLLDGKPPVRDTDDDQPIGRSSAVPTTGAKRGGDEASGGMEPQPS comes from the coding sequence ATGAACGCACACTTCCGCAACTTTGCTCTTTGGGTGATCATCGCCCTGCTGTTGATCGCATTGTTCCAGCTGTTTCAAAGTCCTGCGCAGCAAGGCGCGACGAATGAGATTGCTTATTCGGACTTCATGAAACAGGTCGACAACGGTGAAGTCAGGTCTGTCACGATCCAGGAACAGAAGATTACCGGCAGCTACAACAGCGGCGCGGCCTTCCAGACATATGCTCCGGACGGGGCGCAGTATGTGAACGAGCTGCGCGGCAAGGGCGTGCTGGTGAATGCCCGCCCGCCTGCGGAAAACTCTCCGCTGCTCGGCGCGCTGTTCTCCTGGCTGCCGATGCTGATCATCCTCGGCATCTGGATCTTCGTCATGCGCCAGATGCAGGGTTCGGGCGGAAAGGCGATGGGCTTCGGCAAGTCCAAGGCGAAGCTGTTGACCGAGGCCCATGGCCGCGTCACCTTCGAGGACGTTGCCGGCATCGACGAAGCCAAGGAAGACCTTCAGGAAATCGTGGAATTCCTGCGTGATCCGCAGAAATTCCAGCGGCTCGGCGGCCGCATTCCGCGCGGCGTGCTGCTGGTCGGCCCTCCGGGCACAGGTAAGACGCTGACCGCCCGCGCCGTTGCGGGTGAGGCGAATGTGCCGTTCTTCACGATCTCCGGTTCGGATTTCGTCGAAATGTTCGTCGGCGTGGGTGCGTCCCGCGTTCGCGACATGTTCGAACAGGCCAAGAAAAATGCACCCTGCATCATCTTCATCGACGAAATCGATGCGGTTGGCCGTCATCGTGGCGCCGGTCTCGGCGGCGGCAATGACGAGCGCGAACAGACCTTGAACCAGCTGCTGGTCGAGATGGATGGTTTTGAGCCCAATGAAGGCATCATCATCATCGCCGCGACCAACCGTCCGGACGTGCTCGATCCGGCCCTGCTGCGCCCGGGCCGCTTCGACCGCCAGATCGTCGTGCCGAACCCGGATGTCACCGGCCGCGAAAAGATCCTCAAGGTCCACATGCGCAAGGTGCCGCTGGCGCCGGATGTGGATGTCAGGACGCTTGCCCGCGGAACGCCGGGCTTCTCGGGCGCGGATCTGATGAACCTCGTCAACGAGGCAGCCCTCTTGGCCGCGCGCCGGTCCAAGAGACTGGTGACCATGGCCGAGTTCGAGGACGCCAAGGACAAGGTGATGATGGGTGCGGAACGCCGCACGCTGGTCATGACCGAGGAAGAGAAGAAGCTGACGGCCTATCATGAAGCCGGCCACGCACTGGTTGCGCTGCATCAGCTCGCCTCCGATCCGATCCACAAGGCGACGATCATCCCGCGCGGGCGTGCCCTCGGCATGGTGATGCGTCTTCCGGAAAAGGACCAGGTGTCTTTGACCCGGGCGAAGTGCAAGGCCGATCTGGCCGTTGCCATGGGTGGCCGCGTCGCGGAAGAGATGATCTTCGGCTACGAGAAGGTGACGTCGGGGGCTTCCGGCGACATTCAGATGGCCACCAAGCTCGCCCGTGCGATGGCGACCCAGTTCGGCATGTCCGACAAGCTGGGCCCGCTGCTCTATGGCGAGAACCAGGAGGAAGTGTTCCTGGGCCATTCGGTCGCCAAGAACCAGCATGTCTCCGATGAGACCCAGAAGATCGTCGATGCGGAAATCAAGTCCTTCGTCAACCAGGGCTACGAGACCGCCAAGAAGATCCTGGCCGATCACGAAGACCAGCTGCACACGATCGCCAAGGGGCTTCTGGAATATGAGACCCTTTCCGGCGAGGAGATCAAAGGCCTTCTCGACGGCAAGCCTCCGGTCCGCGACACGGACGACGATCAGCCCATCGGCCGGTCCTCAGCGGTTCCGACCACCGGCGCCAAACGCGGCGGCGACGAGGCCAGTGGCGGCATGGAGCCGCAGCCGTCCTGA